One window of the Amycolatopsis mediterranei genome contains the following:
- a CDS encoding SAM-dependent methyltransferase: MGDSTEERAPQQRLDADVDLSKPSAARMYDWYLGGTRNWAVDREFGERAAATWPHVKLVAQHNRAFLRRVVGAALDAGIRQFLDLGTGVPTVGNIHDIVRRRRRKIRARVVYVDYEPVAAQQGRQVLDEDEVTHWATLVQRDLRDPEAIFDDPETRRLINTGQPICVLFIAVMHFIGDGDDPRGILDAYREVAAPGSWLALTHACNDAAPEPGAGNIQAVVDSYRNTSNPMWLRDYDTIVSWLDVPGWDLLKPGIVHPPDWRPVPGTGLTDEQEEARPYMWAGVAGKA; this comes from the coding sequence GTGGGGGACTCGACGGAGGAACGAGCGCCGCAGCAGCGGCTCGACGCGGACGTCGACCTGAGCAAGCCGAGCGCCGCCCGGATGTACGACTGGTACCTGGGCGGCACCCGCAACTGGGCGGTCGACCGCGAGTTCGGCGAACGTGCCGCCGCGACTTGGCCGCACGTCAAGCTGGTCGCCCAGCACAACCGCGCCTTCCTGCGCCGGGTCGTCGGTGCCGCCCTCGACGCCGGGATCCGCCAGTTCCTCGACCTCGGCACCGGTGTCCCGACGGTCGGCAACATCCACGACATCGTCCGCCGTCGCCGCCGCAAGATCCGCGCTCGTGTCGTCTACGTCGACTACGAACCCGTCGCTGCCCAGCAGGGACGCCAGGTGCTCGACGAGGACGAAGTCACCCACTGGGCCACTTTGGTCCAGCGGGACCTCCGTGACCCCGAGGCCATCTTCGACGACCCCGAAACCCGGCGGCTGATCAACACCGGCCAGCCGATCTGCGTCCTGTTCATCGCCGTCATGCACTTCATCGGCGACGGCGACGACCCCCGCGGCATCCTCGACGCCTACCGCGAGGTCGCCGCGCCCGGCAGCTGGCTCGCCCTCACCCACGCCTGCAACGACGCCGCCCCCGAACCCGGCGCCGGCAACATCCAGGCGGTCGTCGACAGCTACCGCAACACCAGCAATCCGATGTGGCTGCGCGACTACGACACGATCGTCTCGTGGCTCGACGTTCCCGGTTGGGACCTGCTCAAGCCCGGGATCGTCCACCCGCCCGACTGGCGCCCGGTACCCGGCACCGGTTTGACGGACGAGCAGGAAGAAGCCCGCCCCTACATGTGGGCAGGCGTCGCCGGCAAAGCCTGA
- a CDS encoding helix-turn-helix domain-containing protein translates to MNDPDPTTPPTVAATTSLRDLLLHYWDQAGRPDARRMAAETNLAPGLFTSFLTSTGFPGLDETDAMARAVAPRAWHDVLIRRWHDTNAQRRSATPLPLPRHPGPTTAVGAALVATTHREFAEALTRLKEQRQLTYEQIAKNSDHFVSKSAAQRFASSGRNDKQDFVDAFLRACGVDDIDLDLWLTAWRRVNQTTGSPRAKAAGLGVPGGEAGPTAPAPRGPVPEHAHQPVAQHRLVGLLAATALAGSAAAATQLCRPAVAQRWLLFIGLSSAGAVLLILLSELADRRHAARCPRPGCATAPPP, encoded by the coding sequence ATGAACGACCCTGACCCGACCACGCCCCCGACCGTGGCCGCGACCACTTCCCTCCGTGATCTGCTGCTGCACTACTGGGACCAGGCCGGCCGCCCGGACGCCCGCCGGATGGCGGCGGAAACCAACCTGGCACCCGGGCTGTTCACCAGCTTCCTGACCTCCACGGGGTTCCCCGGCCTCGACGAGACCGACGCCATGGCCCGGGCGGTGGCGCCGCGGGCCTGGCACGACGTCCTGATCCGCCGATGGCACGACACGAACGCCCAGCGCCGCTCCGCCACGCCCTTGCCGCTGCCGCGGCACCCCGGCCCCACCACCGCGGTCGGAGCGGCGCTCGTGGCCACCACCCACCGCGAGTTCGCCGAGGCCCTCACCCGGCTCAAGGAACAGCGGCAGCTCACCTACGAGCAGATCGCGAAGAACTCCGACCACTTCGTTTCGAAGTCCGCGGCACAGCGCTTCGCCAGCAGCGGGCGAAACGACAAGCAGGACTTCGTCGACGCGTTCCTGCGAGCCTGCGGCGTCGACGACATCGACCTCGACCTGTGGCTGACCGCCTGGCGGCGGGTCAACCAGACCACCGGGTCCCCGCGGGCCAAGGCCGCGGGCCTCGGGGTCCCGGGCGGCGAAGCCGGGCCCACCGCACCGGCACCGCGCGGCCCGGTCCCCGAACACGCCCACCAGCCCGTCGCCCAGCACCGGCTCGTCGGCCTTCTCGCCGCCACCGCGCTGGCCGGATCCGCGGCTGCGGCCACCCAGCTGTGCCGGCCGGCGGTGGCCCAGCGGTGGCTCCTGTTCATCGGGCTCAGCAGCGCCGGCGCCGTGCTGCTGATCCTGCTCTCGGAACTCGCCGACCGCAGGCACGCCGCCCGGTGCCCGCGCCCCGGCTGCGCGACCGCACCGCCGCCTTGA